The Microbacterium trichothecenolyticum sequence GTGGTCGCCGTCGATCAGCGCGGTCACGGCGCGAGCGACAAGCCCCACGACGCGGCGGCGTACACGATGCCCACGCTCGTGGCGGACCTCGTCGCCGTGCTCGACACCTACCTGCTCGACCAGGTGCGCTACCTGGGCTACTCCCTCGGCGGCCGGGTGGGATGGCAGCTCGCCGTCGACGCGCCCGAGCACGTCGAGCGCGCGGTGCTCGGCGGCATCCCCGACGGCCGCCCCCTGGCGCGCTTGAAGGTCGAACAGGCGCGCGCCTTCCTCGACGACGGCACGCCGGTCGACGACCCCACGACCCAGCGCTACGTCTCGCTCGCCGAGCGGGTGCCGGGCAACGACCTGCGCGCGCTCGTCGCGATCGCCGAGGGAATGCGCCTCGGCGAGACCGACCCCGACCCCGCCTCGCCGCCCCAGCAGCCCGTGCTGATCGCGACGGGGACCGACGACCCCATCCACGACCAGTCGGAACACCTCGCGAGTCTGCTGCCGCGGGGCGAGTTCGTCGACATCCCCGGGCGCCACCACGTGAACGCGCCGGGCGCCCGCGCCTTCCGCGAAGCGGGCCTGGCGTTCCTGGCGCGCGAGATCTGACCGCGGGGGTGACGCCCCGGCGACCATCCCCGGCGAGCGGGGATGTCGACGGGCTCAGGATGCCGTGACGGTGAGTTTCGGTGAGGAGGGCGCCCGCGTGGCCGCCGCCTGCAGACCGACGCGCACGCTCTGCCCCGGGCTCAGGGCGGCGCGATACCCCGCGCCGGTGCACGTCACCCTCGTTCCAGAGGTCGCGCAGGCCATGCCCCAGGCATTGGTCACGGCGGTCGTGCCGGGGGCGTCGAACGACACGGTCCAGGCGGTGACCGACCCGGTCGCGGTGAGCGAGAGCTCGACGACGTACCCCTGGCCCCAGGCGCTCTGGGGGATCCACTCGACGCGCACCGCCTGCGGCGCGGAGCTCTTCGTGGGCGAGGGAGTGGGCCGAGGGCTCGACGACGAGGTCGGCTTCGGCGAAGACGTGGCCCGGGGGCTCGACGTGGGTTTCGGCGAAGACGTGGGCTTCGGACTCGACGTGGGTTTCGGACTCGACGTGGGTTTCGGACTCGACGTCGGCTTCGGTGTCGTGACCGGCGTCAGGATCGGTCGGAGGGTCGCCAGCTTCGCTGCCTGACCGAACCAGGCCACCGCCTTGATCGTGTACGGGGTGCCCGTCGCGGTGACGATGGTGGAACCGCGTGTCGACAGCCACCCGGGGAGCGAACCGGCTGCGGAGGCGGCGGGCACCGCGGCCGGGGCCGTCACGGCACCGGATGCCAGCAGCATCGCGGCCAGCGCGATCGCGGTCCCGCGGACCACCGCGCGTCGCGTGGATCGCCACCGTTCGCGCCATCCGGCCATCCGCACCCCCGGGCTCATCGTAACCGTGCACGCCCCGGCCGCATGTCGGCTGAGCGCACCCCGATCGCCCGCGAA is a genomic window containing:
- a CDS encoding cellulose binding domain-containing protein — protein: MSPGVRMAGWRERWRSTRRAVVRGTAIALAAMLLASGAVTAPAAVPAASAAGSLPGWLSTRGSTIVTATGTPYTIKAVAWFGQAAKLATLRPILTPVTTPKPTSSPKPTSSPKPTSSPKPTSSPKPTSSPRATSSPKPTSSSSPRPTPSPTKSSAPQAVRVEWIPQSAWGQGYVVELSLTATGSVTAWTVSFDAPGTTAVTNAWGMACATSGTRVTCTGAGYRAALSPGQSVRVGLQAAATRAPSSPKLTVTAS
- a CDS encoding alpha/beta fold hydrolase, whose amino-acid sequence is MDAVPALTEMPAPQFVIVGDNVRVATYSWGDPDADPVLCVHGFGSSTRDNWVNTGWVRDLLRAGFQVVAVDQRGHGASDKPHDAAAYTMPTLVADLVAVLDTYLLDQVRYLGYSLGGRVGWQLAVDAPEHVERAVLGGIPDGRPLARLKVEQARAFLDDGTPVDDPTTQRYVSLAERVPGNDLRALVAIAEGMRLGETDPDPASPPQQPVLIATGTDDPIHDQSEHLASLLPRGEFVDIPGRHHVNAPGARAFREAGLAFLAREI